Proteins from a single region of Thermogemmata fonticola:
- a CDS encoding RNA polymerase sigma factor: MGEAPLTRVTLLARLRDPGNAEAWREFVHLYGPVIYRFARQRGLQDADAADLMQDVLRSVARHVGELEYDPRKGTFRGWLYTITRNKIYNFLLAQRRRPRASGDDNHQERLDAAPARETSDSPEAQWEREYQRQLSWQAMERVRHEFQPNTWQAFWLTAVEGQAAAIVGEQLKMSPGAVYVAKCRVLARLREEVQRLLAEEDD, encoded by the coding sequence ATGGGGGAGGCGCCTCTGACACGCGTGACTTTGCTGGCTCGGCTTCGGGACCCCGGTAACGCCGAAGCCTGGCGGGAATTTGTCCACCTCTATGGCCCGGTGATCTATCGGTTTGCCCGTCAGAGGGGCCTGCAAGATGCCGATGCGGCCGATCTCATGCAGGATGTGTTGCGCAGCGTAGCCCGCCACGTCGGAGAGCTGGAATACGATCCCCGCAAGGGAACCTTCCGCGGGTGGTTGTACACCATCACCCGCAACAAAATTTACAACTTCCTGCTGGCCCAGCGGCGCCGGCCAAGGGCTAGCGGTGATGACAACCATCAGGAACGTTTGGATGCCGCACCGGCCCGTGAAACCAGCGACTCTCCCGAGGCCCAATGGGAGCGAGAATACCAGCGTCAATTGAGCTGGCAAGCGATGGAGCGCGTGCGCCATGAGTTCCAACCCAACACCTGGCAAGCCTTTTGGCTGACCGCTGTGGAGGGGCAAGCCGCCGCAATCGTGGGCGAACAGCTCAAAATGTCCCCCGGTGCGGTCTATGTCGCCAAGTGCCGTGTCCTGGCACGCTTGCGCGAAGAAGTGCAACGACTCCTCGCGGAAGAGGACGACTGA
- a CDS encoding WD40 repeat domain-containing serine/threonine protein kinase, which yields MNEVIPAGECLAEGELERLVRGRLSASRAAWAADHLTQCRHCQQRLEALSAGSESLTAALRELAHWDLPRDSAYYRALAAVEQELRRTAAFASPSQEAAAEDFRFLLPSEEPGFLGRLGSFRIRRLLGRGGMGVVFQAYDPDLDREVAIKVIDPRLVGNEVARQRFCREARAAAAVTHDHIVAVHQVAEDEHSGLPYLVMQLVQGESLEQRLRRVGKLDGVAVARMGMQAAAGLAAAHAAGLVHRDVKPANILLEAPHDRVKLTDFGLARAVEDVRLTGTGIVAGSPLYMSPEQARGEAVDHRTDLFSLGTVLYEALSGQAPFAASSPLTVLRRITDEEPLPLTQLEPAVSRELAQIIHKLLAKRPEDRYPTALAVAEDFARELARQQQLSPLELPAGVCVDSQCFVTSPSRLPWANWKKHWGHWSSRLRSLRGLLPWLGGMLLGAALMALLQGPPVPSERIVEVPLPRTSGPPPQIVLDGQAGSVWSLAFAAPDRLVVGAEDGSLRLWDLRRAADGAEGLLKTFEPRQNGNIWSIDVSPKGKYMVSACDDSAVVLWNLQTLRFEGLKFPHPHSARSAAFSPNGRFLATGDRNSTVRLWDLDTQVPVELLGHRGTIHALAFSPDSRRLASAASDGTVLLWSLDDQQWLPREGLEHDLRLAEHRGPVYGVTFCPQGEHLATCGWDGTVRLWDATNGTQLLSLKAHDGDAWAVSFGAQGQWLASCGSDGAVKVWKVPEGREIFAWRGERGIHTVRFGPDGHTLAAAGRDGLVRLWRLPLSLPHNDPSHPPPP from the coding sequence ATGAACGAAGTGATACCAGCGGGCGAATGCCTGGCAGAAGGGGAATTGGAGCGGCTGGTGCGCGGCCGCTTGAGCGCCAGTCGGGCTGCCTGGGCTGCCGACCATTTGACCCAGTGCCGCCACTGCCAGCAGCGGCTGGAAGCTCTCAGCGCGGGAAGCGAATCCTTGACCGCCGCCCTGCGCGAGCTGGCGCATTGGGACTTGCCCCGTGATTCCGCCTACTATCGCGCCCTGGCCGCAGTGGAACAAGAGTTGCGCCGGACGGCCGCTTTCGCCTCTCCGTCCCAGGAAGCCGCGGCGGAGGATTTCCGCTTCCTGCTCCCTTCGGAGGAACCGGGGTTCCTGGGCCGCCTTGGTTCCTTTCGCATCCGGCGGCTCTTGGGGCGGGGCGGCATGGGCGTGGTTTTCCAGGCGTATGACCCGGACTTAGACCGCGAAGTGGCCATCAAGGTGATCGACCCGCGTCTGGTCGGCAACGAGGTGGCCCGCCAGCGCTTCTGCCGCGAGGCCCGGGCCGCTGCCGCCGTCACACATGACCACATCGTGGCCGTGCACCAGGTGGCAGAGGATGAACATTCCGGCCTTCCTTACTTGGTCATGCAACTGGTGCAGGGTGAATCCCTGGAACAACGCCTGCGCCGGGTGGGAAAGCTGGACGGAGTTGCCGTCGCCCGTATGGGCATGCAAGCCGCCGCTGGTCTGGCCGCAGCGCACGCCGCCGGACTGGTCCACCGCGATGTCAAACCCGCCAACATCCTCCTGGAAGCCCCCCACGATCGCGTGAAACTGACCGACTTCGGCCTGGCCCGCGCTGTGGAGGATGTCCGCCTGACCGGCACGGGCATCGTCGCCGGTTCCCCCCTCTACATGTCCCCCGAACAGGCTCGTGGCGAAGCCGTCGATCACCGCACCGACCTCTTCAGCCTCGGTACCGTCCTTTACGAAGCCCTTAGCGGGCAGGCCCCCTTCGCCGCCTCCAGCCCCCTGACTGTCTTGCGACGCATCACCGACGAGGAACCGCTCCCCCTCACTCAGCTTGAACCGGCGGTCTCCCGTGAACTCGCCCAAATCATCCACAAACTGCTCGCCAAGCGCCCGGAGGACCGCTATCCCACCGCCTTGGCCGTAGCCGAAGACTTCGCCCGCGAACTGGCCCGGCAGCAGCAGCTCAGCCCTTTGGAACTTCCCGCCGGCGTCTGCGTCGATAGTCAATGCTTTGTCACGTCACCTTCCCGCTTGCCCTGGGCGAATTGGAAGAAACATTGGGGACACTGGTCCAGCCGCCTGCGATCCCTGCGCGGTCTGCTCCCCTGGCTCGGCGGAATGCTCCTCGGTGCAGCCCTGATGGCCCTGCTTCAGGGACCGCCGGTTCCCTCCGAGCGGATCGTCGAAGTGCCCCTGCCCCGCACCAGCGGTCCGCCCCCGCAGATCGTTCTGGACGGCCAAGCCGGCAGCGTCTGGAGTCTGGCCTTCGCCGCACCGGATCGCCTCGTCGTCGGGGCGGAAGACGGTTCCCTGCGCCTCTGGGACTTGCGCCGCGCCGCCGACGGAGCTGAGGGACTGCTCAAAACCTTTGAACCTCGCCAAAACGGCAATATCTGGAGCATCGATGTCTCCCCGAAAGGCAAATACATGGTTTCCGCCTGCGACGACTCCGCCGTCGTCCTCTGGAACCTTCAAACCCTCCGCTTTGAAGGCCTCAAATTCCCTCACCCTCACTCCGCCCGCTCAGCCGCCTTCAGTCCTAACGGCCGCTTCCTGGCCACCGGCGATCGCAATTCCACCGTCCGCTTGTGGGACCTCGACACTCAGGTCCCCGTCGAATTGCTCGGCCACCGCGGCACCATCCACGCCCTCGCCTTTAGCCCCGACAGCCGACGGCTCGCCAGTGCCGCCTCCGATGGTACCGTCCTCCTCTGGAGCCTCGACGATCAACAATGGCTCCCCCGCGAAGGTCTCGAACATGACCTCCGCCTCGCCGAACATCGCGGACCTGTTTACGGCGTCACCTTCTGCCCCCAGGGCGAACATCTCGCCACCTGCGGCTGGGATGGCACCGTCCGCCTCTGGGATGCCACCAACGGCACGCAACTGCTCAGCCTCAAAGCCCATGATGGCGACGCCTGGGCCGTCAGCTTCGGCGCCCAGGGACAATGGCTTGCCAGTTGCGGCTCCGATGGCGCAGTCAAAGTCTGGAAAGTCCCGGAAGGGCGCGAAATTTTCGCCTGGCGCGGCGAACGGGGCATCCATACCGTCCGCTTTGGACCCGATGGGCACACCCTCGCCGCCGCCGGTCGCGATGGCCTCGTCCGCCTCTGGCGGCTCCCCCTCTCCCTGCCCCACAACGACCCCTCCCATCCCCCACCCCCTTGA
- a CDS encoding MauE/DoxX family redox-associated membrane protein — protein MGPPLVGLVLLAAAGLKLAGQAVSPFAQQGILTAPHLQALAVVWEILLGVWLISGVYRPAAWLAAVGTFSLFALISGYLGWMGQANCGCFGVIRASPWAAFTIDVIALTLLLLARVNRSTVSPAPQEARGVGFAGLLVGAVLILTLLAVGAWLRYGSLEAALARLHGQSLYAPTYVDFGSASAGQELVQDIILTNWTDAPIRVIGGTSDCSCVTTSSLPLTIPPGERRAVRVVLRPPGAVRGWLTRRAELWTDCERQPVVRLVVGCRVE, from the coding sequence ATAGGACCGCCCCTCGTAGGTCTTGTCCTATTGGCGGCGGCGGGACTGAAGCTGGCCGGCCAAGCAGTCTCCCCCTTCGCGCAGCAGGGAATCCTGACGGCTCCCCACCTCCAAGCCCTCGCTGTGGTCTGGGAGATTCTCCTGGGAGTCTGGCTCATTTCTGGGGTGTATCGCCCAGCGGCCTGGCTGGCGGCGGTGGGCACGTTTAGTCTCTTCGCCCTCATCAGCGGCTATTTGGGGTGGATGGGTCAGGCGAATTGCGGCTGCTTTGGGGTGATTCGGGCCAGTCCCTGGGCGGCCTTCACCATTGATGTCATAGCACTGACGTTGCTCCTGCTGGCACGAGTGAACCGATCAACAGTTTCCCCCGCACCTCAGGAAGCACGAGGGGTTGGCTTTGCCGGTCTGCTCGTCGGTGCGGTTCTGATCCTGACGTTGCTGGCGGTTGGAGCATGGTTACGTTATGGCTCTTTGGAGGCGGCCCTGGCTCGCTTGCATGGCCAGTCCCTCTACGCCCCGACCTATGTCGATTTTGGTTCTGCTTCTGCTGGTCAAGAATTGGTTCAGGACATTATCCTTACCAACTGGACAGATGCTCCCATCCGTGTGATCGGTGGGACTTCGGATTGTTCCTGTGTGACGACTTCGAGCTTGCCCTTGACCATTCCGCCGGGGGAAAGGCGGGCGGTGCGGGTGGTGCTGCGGCCACCGGGGGCGGTGCGGGGTTGGTTGACGCGGCGGGCGGAGTTGTGGACGGATTGCGAGCGTCAGCCGGTGGTACGGTTGGTGGTGGGGTGTCGTGTGGAGTGA
- a CDS encoding DUF1559 domain-containing protein, with amino-acid sequence MTRPRWGFSLIEVVVVIAIVALLAGLLLSAVQQVRGAAARMQCQNHLRQLALGCHHYAAAKGQLPPGVVIGNGKPEQVPMFCSTWLVHILPYIEQSAVWEQVQAAYRADPSPFGSAHQAVAQVVIPVYGCPSDSRVSSPQVIPDSHLVKSLSSYLGVMGDNYASGDGVLYTDSQVKMVDIRDGTSQTLLIGERPPAANLTFGRWYNGRGQAFTGSLDAILGVREINLRPQGIPDCPRVVYRFEPGDFWDNCDVFHFWSPHSGGANFAWADGSVRWIPYSAARWMPALASRAGGEVVELPE; translated from the coding sequence ATGACTCGTCCTCGGTGGGGGTTTAGTCTTATCGAAGTGGTGGTGGTCATCGCTATCGTCGCGCTTCTGGCAGGTCTGCTGTTGTCGGCAGTGCAGCAGGTTCGGGGTGCAGCGGCCCGGATGCAATGTCAGAATCATCTGCGGCAACTGGCTTTGGGTTGTCACCATTATGCCGCGGCAAAGGGTCAGTTGCCGCCGGGGGTGGTGATTGGCAACGGAAAGCCGGAGCAAGTGCCGATGTTTTGTTCGACCTGGCTAGTACACATTCTGCCGTATATAGAACAGTCGGCGGTGTGGGAACAGGTCCAGGCGGCTTATCGGGCCGATCCGAGTCCCTTCGGTTCGGCGCATCAGGCGGTGGCTCAGGTGGTGATTCCTGTGTATGGATGTCCATCAGATAGTCGGGTGTCAAGTCCACAGGTGATTCCGGACAGTCATTTGGTGAAGTCGCTGAGTAGTTATTTAGGGGTGATGGGGGACAATTATGCCAGTGGAGATGGAGTGCTTTATACCGATTCTCAGGTCAAGATGGTGGATATCCGGGATGGGACGAGTCAGACGTTGCTGATAGGGGAACGGCCACCGGCGGCGAATCTGACGTTTGGTCGGTGGTATAACGGTCGAGGTCAGGCGTTTACCGGTTCGTTGGATGCGATTTTGGGGGTACGGGAGATCAATTTGCGACCGCAGGGGATTCCGGATTGTCCGCGGGTGGTGTATCGGTTTGAGCCTGGGGATTTTTGGGATAATTGTGATGTGTTTCATTTTTGGAGTCCGCATAGTGGTGGGGCGAATTTTGCGTGGGCGGATGGTTCGGTGCGGTGGATTCCATATTCGGCGGCTCGATGGATGCCGGCTTTGGCTTCGCGTGCCGGAGGAGAGGTGGTGGAACTGCCAGAGTGA
- a CDS encoding pyridoxal phosphate-dependent aminotransferase yields the protein MNWAFSAFAAGLTSETAFDVLAVARRLRAAGKEVIELQIGDSPFPTPPHALAAAHAALDAGHTRYAPSLGLPEFRAAIAQTLNREFALDLTADHIAVGAGAKIFQTFFCEAFLEPGDAVLVFEPAFPTYLPNILRRGAIPVLAPLRPERHFRPDPDDLARFLRQHSRPKAVFLNSPHNPTGSILLLDDLRAFADLLRGTPVLLFSDEPYCHMVWEGKHHTPLSLPELRERTVAAYTFSKSYSMSGWRCGFAVAPPPVIQVFGKLLNTSLSCVPPFVQKAAQAALELDEPTRNEQMNQFRAKVNLLVTELSRLEGVRVRRPAGTFYVFPDLRLWCQRFGLTSHGLAMFLLEAADERRGVACLGGECFGPSGLGFLRLSCAESDERLVEAVHFIGQTLTAACSSGPQAERLTRWRQQHPQFHWPR from the coding sequence ATGAATTGGGCCTTTTCCGCCTTCGCCGCTGGTTTGACCAGCGAAACCGCCTTCGACGTGCTGGCCGTGGCCCGCCGCCTCCGCGCCGCTGGCAAGGAGGTCATCGAACTCCAGATCGGCGACAGTCCTTTCCCCACCCCGCCGCATGCCCTGGCTGCTGCCCACGCTGCCCTCGACGCCGGTCACACCCGCTACGCCCCCTCCCTCGGACTGCCTGAATTCCGCGCCGCCATCGCCCAGACCCTCAACCGCGAATTCGCCCTCGACCTGACCGCTGACCACATCGCCGTCGGCGCCGGGGCCAAAATCTTCCAAACTTTCTTCTGCGAAGCCTTCCTCGAACCCGGCGACGCCGTCCTGGTCTTTGAACCCGCCTTCCCGACCTACCTCCCCAACATCCTCCGCCGCGGGGCTATCCCTGTCCTTGCCCCCCTGCGGCCGGAGCGTCACTTCCGCCCCGACCCCGACGACCTCGCCCGCTTCCTCCGCCAGCACAGCCGCCCCAAAGCCGTTTTCCTCAACTCCCCCCACAACCCCACCGGCAGCATCCTGCTCCTCGATGACCTCCGCGCCTTCGCCGACCTCCTCCGCGGCACCCCCGTCCTCCTCTTCTCGGACGAACCCTACTGCCACATGGTCTGGGAGGGGAAACACCACACCCCCCTGAGCCTGCCGGAATTGCGGGAACGCACCGTCGCCGCCTACACCTTCTCCAAGAGCTACAGCATGAGCGGCTGGCGCTGCGGCTTCGCCGTCGCTCCCCCACCGGTCATCCAGGTCTTCGGCAAACTTCTGAACACGTCCCTTTCCTGTGTGCCCCCCTTCGTCCAGAAGGCCGCCCAGGCCGCCCTGGAACTGGACGAACCCACTCGGAATGAACAAATGAACCAATTCCGCGCCAAAGTCAACCTGCTCGTCACCGAACTGAGCCGCCTGGAAGGTGTCCGCGTCCGCCGCCCCGCCGGCACCTTCTACGTCTTCCCCGATTTGCGCCTCTGGTGTCAACGCTTCGGTCTGACCTCCCACGGCCTAGCCATGTTCTTGCTGGAAGCTGCCGACGAACGTCGAGGGGTCGCTTGCTTAGGGGGCGAATGCTTTGGCCCTTCCGGACTCGGATTTCTCCGCCTCAGTTGTGCCGAATCCGATGAACGCCTCGTCGAAGCAGTCCACTTCATCGGACAGACCCTCACCGCCGCCTGTTCCAGCGGACCCCAGGCCGAACGCCTCACACGGTGGCGCCAACAACATCCTCAATTCCACTGGCCCCGCTGA
- a CDS encoding alpha,alpha-trehalose-phosphate synthase (UDP-forming), with protein MAWDKHRLLEVARTRLGGARLIIVANREPYIHRYREGEIDWIRPAGGLTTALDPVMQACGGVWVAHGSGEADREVCDEAGRVGVPPDDPRYTLRRVWLSREQEEGYYYGFANSCLWPLCHEVFCRPLFDPQHWQTYRQVNELFAAAVLEEAQDGPALIFVQDYHFALLPRLLKEARPDLAIAHFWHIPWPNVDKFLVCPWAREILDGLLGNDLLGFHTQHDCNNFLECVDRTLECRWNRETFSITRGGHETQVRPFPISVDTDLPRRYLGSTWESRAARLRKKFRLGQRPLLVGVDRLDYTKGIPERLLALDRLLGKHPQLRGTFHFLQVGAPSRTHLPAYRDLTEEVQELADRINWEHGTPSWQPVVLLQEHLGPEEITLLYRMAAGCVVSSLHDGMNLVAKEFVATREDERGVLVLSRFTGAARELTDAVLVNPFDVEELAQGLYQALTMPVEEQERRMRRLRTQVLEHNIYRWAGQLLSALGKMAPEPLPVAEAADPVSSAAAPTPPRPGETLTPLARL; from the coding sequence ATGGCTTGGGATAAGCACCGTCTGCTGGAAGTGGCGCGGACCCGTTTGGGCGGCGCCCGCTTGATCATCGTGGCGAACCGCGAGCCGTATATTCACCGCTACCGGGAAGGGGAGATCGATTGGATTCGCCCGGCCGGCGGTTTGACGACGGCGCTGGACCCCGTGATGCAAGCCTGCGGCGGGGTCTGGGTGGCGCACGGTTCCGGCGAAGCTGATCGGGAAGTGTGTGACGAGGCGGGCCGCGTCGGCGTGCCCCCCGATGATCCCCGCTACACCCTCCGCCGCGTCTGGCTGAGCCGGGAACAGGAGGAAGGCTACTACTACGGCTTCGCCAATAGCTGCCTCTGGCCGCTGTGCCATGAAGTCTTCTGCCGCCCCCTTTTCGACCCTCAGCATTGGCAGACCTACCGCCAGGTCAACGAGCTATTCGCTGCGGCCGTTCTGGAGGAAGCGCAGGACGGCCCAGCCCTGATCTTCGTCCAGGATTATCACTTTGCCCTGCTGCCCCGCCTGCTCAAGGAAGCCCGGCCTGATCTGGCCATCGCCCACTTCTGGCACATCCCCTGGCCGAACGTGGACAAGTTCCTGGTCTGCCCTTGGGCGCGGGAGATTCTGGACGGCCTGCTCGGCAACGACCTGCTCGGCTTCCACACCCAGCATGACTGCAACAACTTCCTCGAATGCGTCGATCGCACCCTGGAGTGCCGCTGGAACCGGGAGACGTTCTCGATCACCCGCGGCGGGCACGAAACCCAGGTGCGCCCCTTCCCCATCAGTGTCGATACCGATTTGCCCCGCCGCTATCTTGGCAGCACGTGGGAAAGCCGGGCCGCCCGGCTGCGCAAAAAGTTCCGCCTCGGCCAGCGCCCCCTGCTCGTCGGCGTGGACCGCCTCGATTACACCAAGGGCATCCCCGAACGCTTGCTCGCCCTGGATCGCCTCTTGGGCAAGCATCCCCAGCTCCGGGGCACCTTCCACTTCCTCCAGGTCGGAGCGCCGAGCCGCACCCATCTACCGGCCTACCGCGACCTGACCGAGGAAGTCCAGGAACTGGCCGACCGGATCAATTGGGAACACGGCACCCCCTCTTGGCAGCCGGTGGTTCTGCTCCAGGAGCATCTCGGACCGGAGGAGATCACCCTGCTCTACCGCATGGCCGCCGGTTGCGTGGTCAGCTCCCTGCACGACGGCATGAACCTGGTGGCCAAGGAATTCGTCGCCACCCGCGAGGATGAGCGCGGCGTGCTGGTCCTGTCGCGCTTCACCGGAGCGGCCCGCGAACTGACCGACGCCGTCCTGGTCAACCCCTTCGACGTGGAAGAGTTGGCCCAAGGCTTGTACCAAGCCCTGACCATGCCGGTCGAAGAGCAAGAGCGTCGGATGCGCCGCCTGCGGACCCAGGTTCTGGAACACAACATCTATCGCTGGGCCGGCCAGTTGCTCAGCGCCTTGGGGAAAATGGCTCCGGAGCCGCTGCCCGTTGCCGAAGCCGCCGACCCCGTTTCATCCGCCGCCGCCCCGACTCCGCCCCGCCCCGGCGAAACCCTCACCCCACTGGCACGGCTGTGA
- a CDS encoding sensor histidine kinase, which yields MRTYMMAQLTAPVAGLSVLLLGLAVVAAWYVQDMQARASGPIASSVASVTAAQEFEIVIREVTDILYRAIIHLQDRELEERLPWLRRRADEALAHAEEAARTDTEQQLIVRVREGYQHFFAEYDRIRAHPPPQGRYPEISRLLDTVLSEEILKPIHEYLRHNEAMLKQASATNEHLAQRLSIGLLVVGLFGSIGGLLGGWVIAGGVRRALLENEMQWLLTVERLDEVLQQSGQAVEGPVEGGDPLARFQASLAAVLQRLQQTQRDALRAEQLAWMGRMAASIAHEIRNPLMAIKLLIQTAGERPGGPHLRPRDFQVLEEEIARLEQIVAGFLDFARPPRPHPQAVDVVAATAAALENIRPKAESQNVALRLDGGELPLVVQVDPNQLRQVLLNLLFNALEAQPDGGEIEVSVRLDRLTPAQPHWLLSVADRGPGLPEVGERIFEPFVSTKESGLGLGLSICRRIAEMHGGTLTAENRPGGGAVFTLRLPCQPPLAPPNGTREGTGEADRLEAAPTPRAPVPAPALPRPRPDRQPPTRPIAEQT from the coding sequence ATGCGGACGTACATGATGGCCCAGTTGACCGCTCCGGTGGCGGGTTTGAGCGTACTGCTATTGGGTTTGGCGGTGGTGGCAGCGTGGTACGTGCAGGACATGCAAGCGCGGGCGTCCGGCCCGATTGCCAGCAGCGTGGCCAGCGTCACGGCGGCGCAGGAGTTTGAAATCGTCATCCGGGAAGTGACGGACATTCTCTACCGGGCGATCATTCACTTGCAGGATCGGGAGCTGGAAGAGCGTCTGCCGTGGCTGCGCCGCCGGGCGGATGAGGCCCTGGCCCATGCCGAGGAGGCGGCCCGCACGGACACGGAGCAGCAGCTCATCGTCCGGGTCCGGGAAGGGTACCAGCATTTCTTCGCGGAGTACGACCGCATCCGGGCGCATCCGCCTCCCCAAGGGCGCTATCCGGAGATCAGCCGCCTGCTCGATACGGTGCTGAGCGAGGAGATTCTCAAGCCGATCCATGAGTATCTGCGGCATAACGAAGCGATGCTCAAGCAGGCGAGCGCGACCAATGAGCATTTGGCGCAGCGGCTGAGCATCGGGCTATTGGTGGTGGGCCTGTTCGGTTCGATCGGCGGGCTGTTGGGAGGCTGGGTGATCGCGGGGGGCGTCCGCCGCGCTCTTTTGGAAAATGAGATGCAGTGGCTGCTGACGGTAGAGCGGCTCGACGAGGTGCTCCAACAGTCGGGCCAGGCGGTGGAAGGGCCGGTGGAAGGGGGTGATCCGCTGGCGCGTTTCCAGGCTTCGCTGGCGGCGGTGTTGCAGCGCTTGCAGCAGACCCAGCGGGATGCCCTGCGCGCGGAGCAACTGGCCTGGATGGGCCGGATGGCCGCCAGCATCGCCCACGAAATCCGCAATCCGCTCATGGCGATCAAGCTGCTGATTCAGACCGCGGGGGAACGGCCCGGCGGACCGCACCTGCGCCCGCGCGACTTCCAGGTGCTGGAAGAAGAGATCGCCCGGTTGGAACAGATCGTGGCCGGCTTTCTGGACTTCGCCCGCCCGCCGCGCCCGCATCCCCAAGCGGTGGATGTCGTCGCGGCTACTGCCGCCGCCCTAGAGAACATTCGCCCCAAGGCCGAGAGCCAAAATGTCGCCCTCCGCCTCGATGGCGGCGAACTTCCCCTTGTGGTGCAAGTGGACCCGAACCAGCTGCGCCAGGTCCTCTTGAACCTGCTGTTCAACGCCTTGGAAGCCCAGCCGGACGGCGGGGAAATCGAAGTCAGCGTCCGCCTGGATCGCCTCACGCCGGCTCAGCCCCATTGGCTGCTCAGCGTCGCGGACCGTGGGCCAGGGTTGCCGGAGGTGGGAGAGCGCATCTTCGAGCCGTTCGTCAGCACCAAGGAATCCGGCTTGGGTTTAGGGCTGTCGATTTGCCGGCGGATTGCCGAGATGCACGGGGGAACGCTGACGGCGGAGAATCGGCCTGGCGGCGGAGCGGTGTTCACCCTGCGCTTGCCGTGCCAGCCGCCCTTGGCCCCGCCGAACGGGACGAGGGAAGGAACGGGAGAAGCCGACCGCCTGGAAGCCGCCCCGACTCCCCGCGCTCCGGTCCCGGCGCCGGCCCTGCCCCGCCCGCGCCCGGATCGGCAGCCCCCCACTCGGCCCATCGCCGAGCAAACCTAG